One Eurosta solidaginis isolate ZX-2024a chromosome 5, ASM4086904v1, whole genome shotgun sequence DNA segment encodes these proteins:
- the LOC137252728 gene encoding testis-expressed protein 2, whose protein sequence is MQVEILKIIYVLWLFISYHFMPTAPGNARRIFRIVDRIAASNLFQYATDLPVVQRAIENMNTNITLRVDLRGLVGRGVINIPPPPSDRIWLAFRGPPRLWLSAKPALGEKSVDYSIVTSIIESKLCEVVNKFLVYPNMVDVTIPFLGQPTYEYLRGEKTKRTE, encoded by the exons CTACCATTTCATGCCAACAGCACCTGGTAATGCTCGTCGGATTTTTCGCATTGTTGATCGTATTGCTGCCTCGAACCTTTTTCAATATGCCACAGATTTGCCAGTTGTTCAACGCGCCATTGAGAATATGAATACAAACATAACTTTGCGTGTGGATTTGAGAGGATTAGTTGGACGTGGCGTAATAAACATTCCACCACCACCATCGGATCGCATTTGGTTGGC TTTTCGTGGCCCACCACGTCTTTGGCTATCAGCGAAACCAGCTCTGGGTGAAAAATCAGTTGACTATAGCATCGTAACCAGCATTATTGAGAGTAAATTGTGTGAAGTAGTGAATAAGTTTTTAGTTTATCCGAATATGGTTGATGTTACTATACCATTTTTGGGTCAACCAACCTATGAGTATTTGCGTGGAGAAAAAACAAAACGTACTGAATAA